A window of Rhipicephalus microplus isolate Deutch F79 chromosome X, USDA_Rmic, whole genome shotgun sequence genomic DNA:
CAGCGCGCTCGCTGGGCTGTCGTCAGCGTATATGTGTCGTGCGCTCTTTGCTGCTTGCCAGTGTACCTTTCGTTTACAGTGCACCAGGCAGGAACGCCACAGGAACCATCGTACAAGGTCGACTTTAGTAACATAACACGCGCCAATGGCGCTTTCTTGCAAAATCTAAATTTTTGGACCTACTCGGTCCTCATGAAGCTGGTCCCTTGTGTGGCACTAACAGGCCTCAGCCTTGGGCTGCTGCGAGTGCTCTATGAAGCTAAGGCTCGCAAGCGACGCCTTCGGCGAGGGGCTAGTGGCCACAGCGGCCATGGAGGTGGCAGTGAAGAGGCCCGGGACCGCACCACACGTATGCTTCTCGCTGTACTCCTGCTTTTTCTGGTGACCGAATTCCCGTCCGGTATAGCTGCCCTTCTCAGTGGCATTCTCGGCGATGACTTCTTTCTGCACGTCTACATGAACTTCGGAGAGGTTATGGATATCCTGGCGCTGGTCAATAGTGCTGTCAACTTCATTTTATATTGCTCCATGAGCAGGCAGTTCCGCAAAGCCTTTGCTGCTCTCTTCACGCCTCGTATCATGGCCAAGTGGTTTCCTCTGACGTCGGAACCGCCGAACAGTACCTACGCCACCACTTGTGTCTAGAGCAGGCTGCATGCGCATGCTGGCGTGCCAGTGGTGGCTTGACCCATAGGAATGCACGAGCACAAAGACCGTTTCATCACTGCTGTGTCTCGTTTTGCTCACTTAGTAAGGGATAATATCCCGATTTCACCACCTATCTTATGTCTTAAGTTCGCCTGTGACTAATTTTTCCCACTCTCCCACCACATCCATCATTTTATCGTGAGTGTATGTCACAATGTAGTGAGAAAACAAAGCCGGAACTGCATGTTAAGCTGAGATTTGGTTGTGTTGAACCATGTCTAAGCTATTGGCATAAGAGTGAAGAACTTTGCCAGGGGAGAAGTCAGAGCCCGAACTGACAAGTAAAATTGCATCCGGCTGGCTGCGCT
This region includes:
- the LOC119187640 gene encoding G-protein coupled receptor dmsr-1, whose product is MAEVLNVSSMLQIADGLYLDKENISLVEANLSRPFAGFDVFEEEELPYHGAELGRFHAWYTSHLHGYLSMTVCVFGILANVLNIIVLTQRNMVSPTNGILTGLAVADMLVIATYLPYTITTHVMPPTRTQSFGTAVFILVHAHVSVVFHTVSTWLTVTLAVWRFLAVSFPASSKEWCSMQRARWAVVSVYVSCALCCLPVYLSFTVHQAGTPQEPSYKVDFSNITRANGAFLQNLNFWTYSVLMKLVPCVALTGLSLGLLRVLYEAKARKRRLRRGASGHSGHGGGSEEARDRTTRMLLAVLLLFLVTEFPSGIAALLSGILGDDFFLHVYMNFGEVMDILALVNSAVNFILYCSMSRQFRKAFAALFTPRIMAKWFPLTSEPPNSTYATTCV